The Oryzias latipes chromosome 16, ASM223467v1 genome includes a region encoding these proteins:
- the LOC101165668 gene encoding alpha-endosulfine, with protein MSSENLDSDTQVDYEDEKQDSQEKNGNPVKVEEAKLKAKYPGLGQKPGGSDFLMKRLQKGQKYFDSGDYNMAKAKMKNKQLPVAGPDKNLVTGDHIPTPQDLPQRKSSLVTSKLAG; from the exons ATGTCGTCAGAAAACCTCGACTCGGACACACAAGTGGATTATGAAGACGAAAAACAG GACTCACAGGAGAAGAATGGAAACCCTGTGAAAGTGGAAGAGGCCAAGCTGAAAGCCAAGTACCCCGGTCTGGGGCAGAAACCTGGTGGTTCCGACTTCTTGATGAAGAGGCTACAGAAAGGG caaaaatatttcGACTCGGGCGACTACAACATGGCCAAGGCCAAGATGAAGAACAAGCAACTTCCTGTGGCGGGACCGGACAAGAACCTCGTCACCGGAGATCACATCCCCACGCCGCAGGATCTACCGCAGAG